One Phycisphaerae bacterium genomic region harbors:
- a CDS encoding methionine adenosyltransferase, translated as MNCNGTKHLFTSESVTMGHPDKLADQISDAVLDALLTQDKYSRVACEVMCKNSLIIVAGEITTKAQVYIPDVVRQTVREIGYTDPETGLDADSCTVNVCIDKQSPDISRGVTSKDVKRQGAGDQGLMFGFACNETPTLMPLPIYLSHRIVEKMAEVRQKGKLPWLRPDGKSQVTVEYCNNKPVRIDTVVCSTQYSDDQEYVKKGWIDKAGCMTEKGKKLLIDTVIKPVLPAKYVKGDVKYFINPTGRFVVGGPHGDCGLTGRKIIVDTYGGRGCHGGGAFSGKDPSKVDRSASYMARHIAKNIVAAGLADICEVQIAYAIGVPDPVSVLVDTQGTAKIDEKKLADLVRKTFPLRPGEIIQYLKLLRPIYKETARHGHFGRELPDFTWEKTNKARELKREAGI; from the coding sequence GAACTGCAACGGTACCAAGCACCTGTTCACCAGCGAGTCCGTCACGATGGGGCATCCCGACAAACTCGCTGACCAGATCTCCGACGCCGTGCTCGACGCCCTCTTGACGCAGGACAAGTACTCGCGGGTGGCCTGCGAGGTCATGTGCAAGAACTCGCTGATCATCGTGGCCGGCGAGATCACGACCAAGGCCCAGGTCTACATTCCCGACGTAGTCCGCCAGACGGTCCGCGAGATCGGCTACACCGACCCGGAGACCGGGCTCGATGCCGACAGCTGCACGGTGAACGTCTGTATTGACAAGCAGTCGCCCGACATCTCGCGCGGCGTGACGAGCAAGGACGTCAAGCGGCAGGGCGCCGGCGACCAGGGCCTGATGTTCGGCTTCGCCTGCAACGAGACGCCCACCCTCATGCCCCTGCCGATCTACCTCTCGCACCGGATCGTCGAGAAGATGGCCGAGGTTCGCCAGAAGGGCAAGCTGCCGTGGCTCCGTCCGGACGGCAAGAGCCAGGTCACCGTCGAGTACTGCAACAACAAGCCGGTGCGGATCGACACCGTGGTCTGCTCGACCCAGTACTCCGACGACCAGGAATACGTCAAGAAGGGCTGGATCGACAAGGCCGGCTGCATGACCGAAAAGGGCAAGAAGCTCCTGATCGACACCGTCATCAAGCCGGTCCTGCCCGCCAAATACGTCAAGGGCGATGTGAAGTACTTCATCAACCCGACCGGCCGGTTCGTGGTCGGCGGACCGCACGGCGACTGCGGCCTGACCGGGCGCAAGATCATCGTCGACACCTACGGCGGCCGAGGCTGCCACGGCGGCGGCGCCTTCAGCGGCAAGGACCCCTCCAAGGTCGACCGCTCCGCCAGCTACATGGCCCGCCACATCGCCAAGAACATCGTGGCCGCCGGACTCGCCGATATCTGCGAGGTCCAGATCGCCTACGCGATCGGCGTGCCCGACCCGGTCAGCGTCCTGGTCGATACCCAGGGCACCGCCAAGATCGACGAGAAGAAGCTCGCGGACCTCGTTCGCAAGACCTTCCCGCTGCGCCCGGGCGAGATCATTCAGTACCTCAAGCTCCTGCGGCCGATCTACAAGGAAACCGCCCGCCACGGCCACTTCGGACGCGAACTGCCCGATTTCACCTGGGAAAAAACCAATAAGGCCCGCGAGCTGAAGCGCGAGGCCGGAATCTAG
- a CDS encoding DUF692 family protein, with translation MTQFAINYSPEAEALHREGIIGVDLFKCPDKPEIIEAALRAGPCYVHFRIRAGCGPLDEPQVQRAAEMLELTRTAALNMHISPNVRDFPGMDIDTRSEDDQRRVREAIVRDIRHLMARFADLPIVLENLPYTPHQPYAVPRPALEPALIDEVVRTTSGKLLLDITHAAMAAKYFGVDERDYLAALPGELIHEIHISGTQLGEDGLWMDHYALRDEDWRLIEWVFDRIRRGEWRRPRVATLEYGGMNLTDGRPSDRATIAQEAPRLGEMIRWMSR, from the coding sequence TTGACCCAATTCGCCATCAACTATTCACCCGAGGCCGAAGCGCTGCATCGCGAGGGTATCATTGGCGTGGACCTGTTCAAGTGTCCCGACAAGCCGGAGATTATCGAGGCGGCCCTTCGGGCTGGGCCGTGCTACGTGCATTTCCGCATCCGCGCCGGGTGCGGGCCGCTTGACGAGCCGCAGGTGCAGCGGGCTGCGGAGATGCTGGAGCTGACGCGGACGGCTGCATTGAACATGCACATCTCCCCGAATGTCCGCGACTTTCCCGGCATGGACATCGACACCCGCAGCGAGGACGACCAGCGGCGAGTCCGCGAGGCGATCGTTCGTGACATAAGGCACCTGATGGCGCGGTTCGCCGACCTGCCGATCGTGCTGGAGAACCTGCCCTACACGCCTCATCAGCCGTACGCGGTGCCGCGTCCGGCACTGGAGCCGGCGTTGATCGACGAGGTGGTTCGCACGACGTCGGGCAAGCTGCTGCTGGACATCACGCACGCCGCCATGGCGGCCAAGTACTTCGGCGTGGACGAACGGGACTACCTGGCCGCCCTGCCGGGCGAACTGATCCACGAGATTCACATATCCGGCACCCAGCTTGGTGAGGATGGGTTGTGGATGGATCACTACGCTCTGCGGGACGAGGACTGGCGGCTCATCGAGTGGGTGTTTGACCGGATTCGCCGCGGCGAATGGCGGCGTCCGCGGGTGGCGACGCTGGAGTACGGCGGGATGAATCTGACCGACGGGCGGCCCAGCGACCGGGCGACGATCGCCCAGGAGGCTCCGCGGCTGGGCGAGATGATCCGCTGGATGTCACGCTGA
- a CDS encoding MBL fold metallo-hydrolase, translating into MSLSVCVLASGSTGNATLVSDGQTHLLVDCGLVAREIETRMLRAGFDPRGLAGVLITHAHTDHFRSAGTLAYRYGAPIYVDPAADRAIRERPSNGSYHRVRKSLPIPESIGGIRVETFATSHHVWGGTPVGFVLSAGGARVGVMTDTGTVSSEALKLLAGCQALVLEANYDKDTVSAKLGDRRYAMDWRYLEWVASDHGHLSNDQCARFLARIAGTETMHVFLAHISENHADQRKDNNSFEKAEQTVREFFSREGLSLPPLHRTYRRGATEGQASILVRID; encoded by the coding sequence ATGAGCTTGAGCGTGTGCGTGCTGGCCAGCGGCAGCACGGGAAATGCGACACTGGTCAGCGACGGACAGACCCATCTGCTGGTCGACTGCGGACTGGTGGCCAGGGAGATCGAAACGCGGATGCTGCGGGCGGGCTTCGATCCCCGCGGTCTCGCCGGCGTGCTGATCACCCACGCCCACACCGACCATTTCCGTTCCGCCGGCACGCTGGCCTACCGCTACGGCGCACCCATCTACGTCGATCCGGCCGCCGACCGGGCCATCCGCGAGCGCCCGAGCAACGGAAGCTATCACCGCGTGCGAAAGTCGCTGCCGATCCCCGAATCGATCGGCGGCATTCGCGTTGAGACCTTCGCCACCAGCCACCACGTCTGGGGCGGGACGCCCGTGGGCTTTGTGCTCTCTGCCGGCGGCGCGCGCGTCGGCGTGATGACCGACACCGGAACCGTCTCAAGCGAGGCCCTCAAGCTCCTGGCCGGCTGTCAGGCCCTCGTGCTTGAGGCCAACTACGACAAGGACACCGTCTCCGCCAAACTCGGCGACCGGCGCTACGCGATGGACTGGCGCTACCTCGAGTGGGTCGCCTCGGACCACGGCCACCTCTCCAACGACCAATGCGCCCGGTTCCTCGCCCGAATCGCCGGAACCGAAACCATGCACGTGTTCCTGGCCCACATCTCCGAAAACCACGCCGATCAGCGCAAGGACAACAACAGCTTCGAAAAGGCCGAGCAGACCGTCCGCGAGTTCTTCAGCCGCGAGGGGCTGTCGCTGCCGCCGCTTCACCGCACCTACCGCCGCGGCGCGACCGAAGGCCAGGCCTCGATCCTGGTGCGGATCGACTGA
- a CDS encoding histidine phosphatase family protein, with protein sequence MNATEKTTVFAVRHGETEWNLAGKQQGHLDSPLTPLGVRQARAVAEALRNRGIEAIHASDLGRAVQTARIVGEVLTLEPILDARLRERHLGIMQTLTMAEFRQRFPEEYERFRSGDPDYVLPDGESSRQRDERTAACAAEIAARHRGRTVAVIAHGGTIQSLFRHALGLPAGGPRRFSLYNGAVNRFGVRDGRWTLELWGDTGHLEKAGLATLDDF encoded by the coding sequence ATGAATGCCACCGAGAAGACCACCGTCTTTGCCGTCCGCCACGGCGAGACCGAATGGAACCTGGCGGGCAAGCAGCAGGGCCATCTGGACAGCCCGCTGACGCCGCTGGGCGTTCGCCAGGCGCGGGCGGTGGCCGAGGCGCTGCGGAACAGAGGCATCGAGGCCATCCACGCCAGCGACCTGGGCCGGGCGGTGCAGACCGCGAGGATCGTCGGCGAGGTCCTGACGCTCGAGCCGATTCTCGACGCTCGCCTGCGCGAGCGGCATCTTGGGATCATGCAGACCCTCACCATGGCGGAGTTCCGCCAGCGATTCCCGGAGGAGTACGAGCGGTTCCGTTCGGGCGATCCGGACTACGTGCTGCCCGACGGCGAGAGCAGCCGTCAGCGCGACGAGCGGACGGCGGCCTGCGCGGCTGAAATCGCCGCCCGACATCGCGGCCGGACCGTCGCCGTCATCGCCCACGGCGGGACCATCCAGAGTCTGTTTCGCCATGCGCTGGGCCTGCCGGCCGGCGGGCCGCGGCGATTCTCACTCTACAATGGCGCGGTCAACCGGTTCGGCGTTCGCGACGGCCGCTGGACGCTGGAGCTCTGGGGCGATACCGGGCATCTGGAAAAGGCGGGATTAGCGACGCTGGATGACTTCTAA
- a CDS encoding glycoside hydrolase family 5 protein yields MKTRRIPSLFAAMAMFTFFGGTFAVFGQTTRPAAGDRGKTVYRGFTVATMDQAVLESAVNDWNANQVRYMMCPVWWKDQWKMPSYQATWEKILADLPAGLDRAKALGLAVVLDLHQIPNDHPQKYSDDGAQASHEYWFDQSNLETLIECWQQLAELCKDRDQVIWFDLLNEPLDWTRVHSHPSYPPTWPEWAQKTTEAIRQIDRKHPVVIEPGPGMLTWGFAGFTPVNDPVMPVIYSVHPYQPVEYTHQGVSNNIPRSFPGPFNEHGGGMWDKTRLREEIKDAIEFQQKHGVQIYVGEFSVARWAPNGAAYLRELIEMFEELGWDWNYHSWREADVWNLEAPDEVDLYDKDGNYVRTGVADPNEGLFYAPYGTPAKVEVPKPKELTERAKVMREYLRRNRAK; encoded by the coding sequence ATGAAGACCAGACGAATTCCCTCCCTGTTCGCCGCTATGGCTATGTTCACGTTTTTCGGCGGGACCTTTGCGGTTTTCGGTCAGACAACGCGTCCGGCGGCTGGGGATCGCGGAAAGACCGTCTACCGCGGTTTTACCGTCGCCACCATGGATCAGGCGGTTCTCGAGAGCGCGGTCAATGATTGGAACGCGAACCAGGTGCGGTACATGATGTGCCCGGTGTGGTGGAAGGACCAGTGGAAGATGCCGTCCTATCAGGCGACGTGGGAGAAGATTCTCGCCGATCTGCCGGCAGGCCTGGATCGGGCCAAGGCGCTCGGCCTGGCCGTCGTGCTCGATCTGCACCAGATCCCCAACGACCATCCCCAGAAGTATTCCGATGACGGGGCGCAGGCGTCCCATGAATACTGGTTTGACCAGAGCAACCTGGAGACGCTGATCGAATGCTGGCAGCAGCTCGCGGAACTCTGCAAGGACCGCGATCAGGTGATCTGGTTCGACCTGCTCAACGAGCCGCTCGATTGGACGCGGGTCCACAGCCACCCGAGCTATCCGCCCACGTGGCCCGAATGGGCGCAGAAGACGACCGAGGCGATCCGACAAATCGACAGGAAGCACCCGGTCGTCATCGAACCGGGGCCGGGAATGCTGACGTGGGGTTTTGCGGGGTTTACGCCGGTCAACGATCCCGTGATGCCCGTGATCTATTCGGTCCATCCCTATCAACCCGTCGAGTATACGCACCAGGGAGTGAGCAACAATATACCTCGCTCCTTCCCCGGGCCGTTCAACGAGCACGGCGGTGGAATGTGGGACAAGACTCGTCTTCGCGAGGAGATCAAGGACGCCATTGAGTTTCAGCAGAAGCACGGCGTTCAGATCTACGTGGGCGAATTCAGCGTGGCCCGTTGGGCGCCCAACGGCGCTGCGTATCTTCGCGAGCTCATTGAGATGTTTGAAGAACTGGGCTGGGACTGGAACTATCATTCGTGGCGCGAGGCCGACGTGTGGAATCTGGAGGCGCCGGACGAAGTCGATCTGTACGACAAGGACGGCAACTACGTGCGCACCGGAGTGGCCGACCCCAACGAAGGCCTGTTCTACGCCCCGTACGGCACGCCGGCCAAGGTCGAAGTGCCGAAACCGAAGGAGTTGACCGAGCGGGCCAAGGTGATGCGTGAGTATTTGAGGCGCAATCGCGCCAAGTGA
- a CDS encoding cellulase family glycosylhydrolase, with the protein MRQFCLLFGLLGLCAGYACADVLHRVPGGDFEAPHFAGCDSYVFQKFEGKGTWSHHESGPSEKTAVVGPDVFRRAEATVGWYPRSANIWYTDEGATPTDRAWQVHCDLRWVGGEGGAGGVRTFALRSGDQNSDIVFEVNSSGKRLTWKAGSKSGGFDSATGFDGYWRMAVVRYDPKTGRAQGRFGIEEVFDVRTEPGLAVKTLFWEAMSGEGVHDPGTLFVDNAGACESAVPAVEPVWNDEGTRYRGFTVCTMDRKLLEDAINDWHANQVRYMLCPSWIYRNRFPSTGAAWQALLERLPADLDRAAELGVAVVLDLHTIPNDNPAPVPPNPDPEKNPHWDSVQWWNDEGNLRVMLECWRQMAEICKDREQSIWFDLLNEPLEWSVVHQQPSYPPHWPEWVQQTTDAIRKIDTRHPVVIEPGPGMLCWGFTDFPPIKDSHCPVIYSAHVYQPVIYTHQGVNDVKVYDWPGEFNDHGGGWWDRERLEVEYAPVIAFQKKHGVRINVGEFSSPRWAPHSARYLGDCLDLFEKYGWDWNYHAFREAGIWSLEEPDEVDLYDAEGNYVRTGLGDPNEGLFYGRYGTPAKVDVPRPKEPTERGQVVKKYLALNQQQPTSAPATK; encoded by the coding sequence ATGAGACAGTTCTGTCTGTTGTTTGGTCTGTTGGGCCTCTGCGCCGGTTATGCCTGTGCTGACGTGCTGCACCGGGTGCCGGGTGGGGATTTCGAGGCCCCGCATTTCGCCGGGTGCGACAGTTATGTTTTTCAGAAGTTTGAGGGCAAGGGCACGTGGAGTCACCATGAGTCGGGCCCGTCGGAGAAGACGGCCGTGGTGGGGCCGGATGTTTTCCGGCGGGCGGAAGCCACGGTCGGCTGGTATCCGCGTTCGGCCAACATCTGGTACACCGATGAGGGTGCGACGCCGACGGACCGGGCGTGGCAGGTACACTGCGATCTGCGTTGGGTCGGCGGCGAGGGCGGTGCGGGCGGCGTGCGGACGTTCGCGCTGCGGTCGGGCGATCAGAACAGCGACATCGTGTTCGAGGTCAATTCCAGCGGCAAGCGGCTGACGTGGAAGGCGGGGTCGAAGTCGGGCGGGTTCGACTCGGCGACCGGTTTTGACGGTTACTGGCGGATGGCGGTGGTGCGGTACGATCCGAAGACCGGCCGGGCGCAAGGGCGTTTCGGCATCGAGGAGGTTTTCGACGTGCGGACCGAGCCCGGGCTGGCGGTCAAGACGCTGTTCTGGGAGGCGATGAGCGGCGAGGGCGTGCACGATCCGGGAACGCTGTTTGTCGACAACGCGGGCGCGTGCGAGTCGGCTGTGCCCGCGGTCGAGCCGGTCTGGAACGACGAGGGCACCCGCTACCGCGGTTTTACCGTCTGCACGATGGATCGGAAGCTGCTGGAGGACGCGATCAATGACTGGCACGCCAACCAGGTGCGGTACATGCTGTGCCCGAGCTGGATTTACCGCAATCGATTTCCGAGCACAGGGGCGGCGTGGCAGGCTTTGCTCGAACGGCTGCCCGCGGACCTTGACCGGGCGGCGGAGTTGGGCGTTGCGGTGGTCCTCGACCTGCACACGATTCCCAACGACAACCCGGCTCCTGTCCCGCCGAATCCCGATCCGGAAAAGAACCCCCACTGGGATTCGGTCCAGTGGTGGAATGACGAAGGCAACCTTCGGGTGATGCTCGAGTGCTGGCGTCAGATGGCCGAGATCTGCAAGGACCGAGAGCAGTCGATCTGGTTTGACCTCTTGAACGAGCCGCTGGAGTGGTCCGTCGTGCACCAGCAGCCGAGTTATCCGCCGCACTGGCCCGAGTGGGTCCAGCAGACGACGGATGCGATTCGGAAGATCGACACGCGCCATCCGGTGGTGATCGAGCCGGGTCCGGGCATGCTGTGCTGGGGATTTACGGACTTTCCGCCGATCAAGGATTCGCACTGCCCGGTGATCTACTCGGCGCACGTGTATCAGCCGGTGATCTACACACATCAGGGCGTCAACGACGTCAAAGTGTACGACTGGCCGGGCGAGTTCAACGACCACGGCGGCGGCTGGTGGGATCGCGAGCGTCTGGAGGTCGAGTACGCGCCGGTCATCGCGTTCCAGAAGAAGCACGGCGTGCGGATCAACGTGGGCGAGTTCAGTTCGCCGCGCTGGGCGCCGCACTCGGCCCGGTATCTGGGCGACTGCCTGGACCTGTTCGAGAAGTACGGCTGGGACTGGAACTACCACGCGTTTCGCGAGGCGGGGATCTGGAGCCTGGAGGAGCCCGACGAGGTCGATCTGTACGACGCCGAGGGCAACTACGTGCGGACCGGATTGGGCGATCCGAACGAGGGGCTGTTTTACGGCCGCTACGGCACGCCGGCCAAGGTCGATGTGCCGAGACCGAAGGAGCCGACCGAGCGCGGCCAGGTGGTCAAGAAGTACCTGGCGTTGAACCAACAACAGCCGACATCCGCACCCGCGACGAAGTAG
- a CDS encoding prepilin-type N-terminal cleavage/methylation domain-containing protein, which translates to MVRGDRQRGFTLIELLVVVAIIAVLVAMLLPALGQAREQARQVACQSNLRQLGVGFICYLDEWYEKLPPGYVGATAMSWYRYLDKYTHYVRESGKDILSCLSDQTQNSEHVSYRANFMYFQWAWSPPGGFFPYREVNEPNMKVAVAEGSSAVYWEVYIQPKYSAADPDNYPPGVHERHSRGANYLWMDWHVTWESNVPHKDTHWYNTSGDHSGWLW; encoded by the coding sequence ATGGTACGAGGCGATAGACAACGCGGATTCACGCTGATCGAGCTGCTGGTGGTGGTGGCGATCATCGCGGTGCTGGTGGCAATGCTGCTGCCGGCGTTAGGGCAGGCGCGGGAACAGGCGCGACAGGTGGCGTGCCAGTCGAACCTCAGGCAGTTGGGCGTCGGGTTCATCTGCTACCTCGATGAATGGTACGAGAAGCTTCCGCCGGGGTACGTAGGAGCGACAGCGATGTCATGGTATCGGTACCTTGACAAGTACACGCACTACGTCCGCGAGTCCGGAAAAGACATTTTGTCGTGTCTGAGCGACCAGACACAGAACAGTGAGCACGTCAGCTACCGGGCGAATTTCATGTATTTCCAGTGGGCCTGGTCCCCTCCAGGGGGATTTTTCCCGTACCGCGAGGTGAACGAACCCAACATGAAGGTCGCGGTGGCTGAGGGCAGTTCAGCGGTCTATTGGGAAGTGTACATTCAGCCGAAATACTCCGCCGCAGATCCGGACAACTATCCACCGGGTGTACACGAACGGCACTCGCGCGGCGCGAATTATCTATGGATGGACTGGCATGTGACGTGGGAGTCCAACGTTCCGCACAAGGACACGCACTGGTACAACACTTCCGGCGATCACTCCGGCTGGCTGTGGTAA
- a CDS encoding prepilin-type N-terminal cleavage/methylation domain-containing protein, with the protein MRRSRAFTLIELLVVVAIIAVLVSILLPALQSARDQAKTVMCTSNLKQMGIAFGMYADDNAGFLPLTGNQHDTTSWQYKLYEKYLVASDNPAAYYQLRAPSVWLCPSDTRKPSANGTYHQSYYGINRFLSGFYTAPWRTTSYRIDELAEPTRTPLVVDAASYLGCYPAHIAEAHNYGNLHFRHYHSNGDVFLFAGGNTGWVPNLDDPASPEQSRWNYVFAFRWFVQNTWLWY; encoded by the coding sequence ATGAGAAGATCCAGAGCATTTACGCTGATCGAGTTGCTGGTAGTGGTGGCGATCATCGCGGTGCTGGTGTCGATTCTGCTGCCGGCGCTTCAGAGCGCTCGCGATCAGGCCAAGACGGTGATGTGCACGAGCAACCTGAAGCAGATGGGCATCGCGTTCGGCATGTACGCCGACGACAATGCGGGCTTTCTGCCTCTGACGGGCAACCAGCACGACACGACGTCGTGGCAGTACAAGCTGTACGAAAAGTACCTGGTGGCCTCGGACAACCCCGCCGCGTACTATCAGCTCCGGGCGCCGAGCGTCTGGCTTTGCCCGTCGGATACGCGGAAGCCGTCGGCCAATGGGACGTATCACCAGTCGTACTACGGCATCAACCGGTTCCTCAGCGGTTTTTACACCGCGCCGTGGCGAACGACCTCTTACCGGATCGACGAACTGGCCGAGCCCACACGGACGCCGCTGGTGGTCGACGCCGCCAGCTATCTCGGCTGCTATCCCGCCCACATCGCCGAAGCCCACAACTACGGCAATCTGCATTTCCGGCACTATCACAGCAACGGCGACGTGTTTCTGTTTGCGGGCGGCAACACCGGTTGGGTGCCGAATCTCGATGACCCGGCCAGCCCGGAGCAATCGCGATGGAATTACGTCTTCGCCTTCCGGTGGTTCGTCCAGAACACGTGGCTATGGTATTGA